From Paenibacillus graminis:
ATAGAGGGGGTGTATTTTCACTTCATTACCGAACCGAACAACCAAGCGGACTTCCAGACGGCGGCGCAAGGCGGCGCGCTCTCACTCTTGGTTCTGATTATCACTGGCGCCATCCTCACGCCGCTCGGCGAGGAGTTTGTATTCCGTGGCGTTATTGCCAATGCGCTGAACCGTTACGGAGCATGGGCTGGCGTGGTCGGCAGCGCTGCGATCTTCGCCGTCGTCCATGGGTTCAACGTCATCCTGTTCGACGCATTCATGGTCGGTATCCTGAATGGTATACTGTTCCGTAAGACGGGTTCCATCTGGCCCGGGGTCGTGGTGCATATCGTGTATAACGGCCTCAATCTTCTCTACTATTCTACGCTATAGATCTAATTTCATGAGACACCGTGGCAGAGACAAACAGCTCGGTCAGCTGCGCGCGACCGTGGCTGTCTATGATCGTAGCGTTTTAGCATAGTGCTCATCATCGTCGGGCGTGGCCCGCCATATACCGCCGTTCAAGGGAGTCAGATTGAGCATCAATCTGAGCTTGAGAGTGCTTTTGAAGAAGAGAGCAAGGCTTTTCAGGCGTTGTTTGTCTCCATGGACATTGCACGTAAGCCAGAGTTTGAGGATTGGTAGGATAAGCTTCAATTGAAGCAAGCCGTTCTTTATGAACGCCTATATCTACAAGGACTTAAGGATGGCGTGGAGCTTGCAAATGGCCTTTTCTGCCCCTTCAGTTCTCTCGGACAAAGACATGTTCTGAAAATATTTAACAAGCAACCCCGCTTCAGAGACTCTCTCTGAGGCGTTTTTTTGTCCTGTGAAGTTATGACGGGTTGTCACTCGGCTTTATGACAAGGCTTCTGTTAGGTTGGGGAGGTCCCGGATCAGCCCGCAATACATGAAAGGAGTGGGATTAACCAGATTAGCGGGTATTTTGCTGTCGGTTCGGCACATTCATCCAGGCATTCAAAACAGGAGGCAGTGTAATGCATATTCGCACAATCGTATGTCGGAAGGTTCTTTTACCCGTATTCAGCAGTTTGCTCATAGCTTCGTTTGTCCCGCAGCCGATGGCATCTGCATCCGCCCTTAAACCACAAACCACCGGGGTAATGGGAGCGAAGGAAGCGGAAGCTTTTGCCGACCAATTCTTCAATCAGCCGCAAATTAGGAAGCAGCTTGCAGGGGCAGCCGTTGTTCTAGTCAAGAATGATCAGGTTTTGCTTGAAAAAGGCTATGGCTACGCTGATCTCAGCAGTAAGCAGCCCATTGATCCGGAAAAGACTGTTTTCCGTGTAGCTTCCATTTCCAAATTATTCACCGCAACAGCGGTCATGCAGCTGGCTGAACAGGGGACTATTGATTTACATGCTGATCTCCAGACTTATCTGGGAGACTTGAACATTGTCAACAAAACCAATAAAACGCTCACTATGGAGCATCTG
This genomic window contains:
- a CDS encoding CPBP family intramembrane glutamic endopeptidase, with amino-acid sequence MKNVQKLSETEKERMEVISPSKSTMPQARPGWPEILTALALYLIGIVMLGLWMSQIPDEQAILRINIGGVGNGLVGLAALFAAYALRVRDLRAFGFRVPERKWLLVGAALGVAAFGGCFIIEGVYFHFITEPNNQADFQTAAQGGALSLLVLIITGAILTPLGEEFVFRGVIANALNRYGAWAGVVGSAAIFAVVHGFNVILFDAFMVGILNGILFRKTGSIWPGVVVHIVYNGLNLLYYSTL